A stretch of Macrobrachium rosenbergii isolate ZJJX-2024 chromosome 12, ASM4041242v1, whole genome shotgun sequence DNA encodes these proteins:
- the LOC136843886 gene encoding uncharacterized protein, whose protein sequence is MSNGAKQKRPLTMGRSENNKRPSTASAAAGASASASAGASASASAGASASASARAPARGRDNIDNIPQVNRPNSNNRRGIRANPSPPAREVNNNIQVNRPSTSRDNDQAGRPNPGFRPMLRREFQAANGRKTLYFPENMVMTLRQKKNWTNRLNAAHRDFEVLFIEGNGKPHINVKGAAAVAYLTTEGFDDVVMHEKDLDSKYTRIIIFDVPVNVNVVSLTLESNIAGVERRFVRRRPKPQLLATVRGPVPDRVFLPNLGYKNVAVYTSRALFCLKCSKWGHLRGGCNERTYHCRFCAGDHSSLECLAKIKRNIYVPAKCCNCGEDHNANSKSCRMRPRISRSFQPRASRARDVAAAIEHHEPMMLARAAVAAVTRLAGDRRERAITAAILSKAKFEIETLKTLVVDMKASNGVMPSRVVPFPENLMPVSDEELEEIFM, encoded by the coding sequence ATGAGCAACGGTGCCAAGCAGAAGCGTCCTCTGACAATGGGTCGCTCTGAGAATAATAAGAGACCGTCTACGGCTAGCGCTGCGGCTGGCGCTTCGGCTAGCGCTTCGGCTGGCGCTTCGGCTAGCGCTTCGGCTGGCGCTTCGGCTAGCGCTTCGGCTAGGGCTCCGGCACGAGGAAGGGACAATATTGACAACATCCCTCAGGTGAACCGCCCTAACTCCAACAACCGTCGGGGTATACGTGCTAATCCCAGCCCTCCCGCCCGGGAAGTGAACAACAACATACAAGTGAACCGCCCTTCTACTTCTCGGGATAACGACCAGGCCGGCAGGCCCAACCCTGGGTTCCGGCCTATGTTGCGGAGAGAATTCCAAGCAGCAAATGGGAGGAAAACGCTCTACTTCCCAGAGAACATGGTCATGACCTTGCGCCAGAAGAAGAACTGGACCAACCGTCTCAATGCCGCTCATAGAGATTTTGAGGTCCTTTTCATCGAAGGAAACGGAAAGCCCCACATCAACGTCAAGGGAGCCGCTGCTGTGGCTTACCTGACGACGGAAGGCTTTGATGATGTCGTCATGCACGAGAAAGATCTCGACTCCAAGTACACCAGGATTATCATCTTTGACGTTCCAGTCAACGTCAACGTTGTTTCCCTGACGCTTGAGAGTAACATAGCAGGGGTAGAACGCAGGTTTGTGAGGCGCCGCCCTAAACCCCAGCTACTTGCTACAGTCAGGGGACCTGTGCCTGATAGAGTGTTCTTGCCCAACCTCGGCTACAAAAATGTTGCTGTATATACCAGCAGGGCTCTATTCTGCCTCAAGTGTTCCAAGTGGGGCCATTTGAGAGGAGGATGCAACGAACGGACATACCACTGCAGGTTTTGCGCCGGAGATCACAGCTCTCTGGAATGCCTTGCCAAGATCAAGAGGAACATCTACGTTCCGGCCAAATGCTGCAACTGTGGCGAAGACCACAACGCCAACTCGAAGTCGTGCAGGATGAGGCCTCGCATCTCACGCAGTTTTCAACCTCGAGCCTCTCGTGCCCGAGACGTTGCAGCAGCTATTGAACACCATGAACCAATGATGCTTGCTCGTGCAGCTGTAGCTGCCGTTACTAGACTTGCTGGTGATCGGAGAGAACGCGCGATAACCGCCGCCATCCTTAGCAAGGCAAAGTTTGAGATCGAAACTTTGAAGACTCTGGTTGTCGACATGAAAGCTAGCAACGGAGTCATGCCGAGTAGAGTGGTACCCTTTCCTGAGAATTTAATGCCAGTCAGTGACGAGGAATTAGAAGAAATATTCATGTAG